The Saccopteryx leptura isolate mSacLep1 chromosome 2, mSacLep1_pri_phased_curated, whole genome shotgun sequence genome has a window encoding:
- the DCTN2 gene encoding dynactin subunit 2, whose protein sequence is MADPKYADLPGIARNEPDVYETSDLPEDDQAEFDAEELTSTSVEHIIVNPNAAYDKFKDKRVGTKGLDFSDRIGKTKRTGYESGEYEMLGEGLGVKETPQQKYQRLLHEVQELTTEVEKIKTTVKESATEEKLTPVVLAKQLAALKQQLVASHLEKLLGPDATINLTDPDGALAKRLLLQLEATKNSRGAGSGAKTTSGPPSDSSLVTYELHSRPEQDKFSQVAKVAELEKRLTELEATVRCDQDAQNPLSAGLQGACLMETVELLQAKVSALDLAVLDQVEARLQSVLGKVNEIAKHKASVEDADTQSKVYQLYETIQRWSPIASTLPELVQRLVTIRQLHEQAMQFGQLLTHLDTTQQMIADSLKDNITLLTQVQTTMRENLVTVEGNFANIDERMKKLGK, encoded by the exons ATGGCGGACCCTAAGTACGCCGACCTTCCCGGCATT GCTAGGAACGAGCCAGATGTTTATGAAACCAGCGACCTACCTGAGGATGACCAAGCTGAGTTCGATGCG GAGGAACTGACAAGCACAAGTGTGGAGCACATCATTGTCAATCCCAATGCTGCCTATGACAAGTTCAAAGACAAAAGAGTGGGGACAAAGGGACTTG ATTTCTCAGATCGTATTGGAAAAACCAAGAGGACAGGATATGAATCTGGAGAATATGAAATG CTTGGAGAGGGTCTGGGAGTGAAGGAGACACCCCAGCAAAAGTACCAGCGACTACTTCATGAGGTACAAGAGCTGACAACTGAAGTTGAGAAAATCAAG ACAACAGTGAAGGAGTCAGCCACTGAGGAGAAGCTGACCCCTGTGGTGCTGGCCAAACAGCTGGCAGCCCTGAAGCAGCAGCTGGTTGCTTCCCACCTGGAGAAGCTTCTCGGACCGGATGCAACAATCAACCTTACTGACCCTGATGGAGCTCTGGCAAA GCGCCTACTACTACAGCTGGAAGCAACAAAGAACAGCAGAGGGGCTGGTTCAGGAGCAAAGACCACAAGTGGGCCCCCCTCAGATAGCAGCCTTGTCACTTACGAACTACATTCTCGGCCTGAGCAGGACAAGTTCTCTCAAGTTGCcaaa GTTGCAGAACTTGAGAAGCGCCTGACAGAGCTGGAAGCAACTGTACGCTGTGATCAGGATGCTCAG AATCCCCTTTCAGCAGGTCTACAGGGAGCCTGCCTTATG GAGACTGTAGAGCTGTTGCAGGCAAAGGTGAGCGCCCTGGACCTTGCTGTTTTGGACCAAGTGGAGGCTCGGCTACAG AGTGTCCTGGGAAAGGTGAATGAGATTGCCAAGCATAAAGCTTCTGTAGAGGATGCAGATACACAAAGCAAG GTGTACCAGCTATATGAAACCATCCAGCGCTGGAGCCCCATCGCCTCTACCCTTCCTGAGCTGGTGCAAAGACTTGTCACCATCAGGCAGCTGCATGAGCAAG CCATGCAGTTTGGTCAGCTTCTGACACACTTGGACACTACACAGCAGATGATTGCTGATTCCCTCAAAGACAACATCACCCTCTTAACCCAG GTGCAGACAACCATGCGTGAAAACCTGGTCACAGTTGAGGGTAATTTTGCCAACATTGATGAACGGATGAAGAAACTGGGCAAGTGA